Proteins from a genomic interval of Lolium perenne isolate Kyuss_39 chromosome 1, Kyuss_2.0, whole genome shotgun sequence:
- the LOC127297224 gene encoding uncharacterized protein, whose product MEVLALPPGRRSDKALARFAKTSIARVRSLVAILGCRSMVDTMPSGSRSNLAYGESTSGQNVELEDDIDEDPVDVPEEELEAEVDDFLGRAEYAMEREVDGQDHDEIRTSHLEDAPEPIRPTQPRDFGLKPRRPYDRWTPEQKTRYQRLRPRLRRPAVIEEDEDEEHAARRRKNEQRSKANHERLSRNVRPKGQKK is encoded by the exons ATGGAGGTATTGGCATTACCTCCGGGACGACGGTCCGACAAAGCACTTGCAAGATTTGCTAAG ACTAGCATTGCTCGTGTACGTTCATTGGTCGCGATCCTTGGTTGCCGTTCTATGGTGGACACAATGCCTAGCGGCTCGAGATCAAACTTGGCTTATGGAGAGAGCACGAGCGGTCAGAACGTCGAGCTTGAGGATGATATCGATGAGGATCCAGTGGATGTGCCTGAGGAGGAACTCGAGGCTGAGGTGGATGACTTCTTGGGACGG GCTGAATATGCGATGGAGAGGGAGGTGGATGGACAAGATCATGACGAGATAAGAACTTCTCATCTAGAAGATGCTCCAGAGCCGATTCGGCCTACTCAGCCTCGCGACTTTGGTCTCAAACCGAGGAGGCCTTATGATCGTTGGACTCCGGAGCAGAAGACAAGATATCAGCGTCTTCGGCCACGCCTTAGGCGTCCAGCTGTCAtcgaagaggatgaggatgaggaaCATGCGGCAAGGAGGAGGAAGAATGAACAACGCTCGAAGGCCAATCACGAGCGCCTCTCAAGAAATGTGAGACCTAAGGGCCAAAAAAAATGA